The following proteins come from a genomic window of Labeo rohita strain BAU-BD-2019 chromosome 25, IGBB_LRoh.1.0, whole genome shotgun sequence:
- the LOC127156597 gene encoding histone H2A, with protein sequence MSGRGKTGGKARAKAKTRSSRAGLQFPVGRVHRLLRKGNYAERVGAGAPVYLAAVLEYLTAEILELAGNAARDNKKTRIIPRHLQLAVRNDEELNKLLGGVTIAQGGVLPNIQAVLLPKKTEKPVKTK encoded by the coding sequence ATGAGTGGCAGAGGCAAAACCGGAGGCAAAGCCAGAGCAAAGGCTAAGACCCGCTCATCCAGGGCAGGACTGCAGTTTCCCGTCGGCCGTGTTCATAGGCTTCTCCGCAAAGGCAACTATGCCGAGCGAGTTGGTGCTGGTGCTCCCGTTTATTTGGCCGCTGTGCTCGAGTATCTCACTGCTGAGATCTTGGAGTTGGCTGGAAACGCTGCTCGGGACAACAAGAAGACCCGTATCATCCCCCGTCACCTGCAGCTGGCGGTGCGCAACGACGAGGAGCTGAACAAACTCCTGGGCGGAGTGACCATCGCTCAGGGCGGTGTGCTGCCCAACATCCAGGCTGTACTGCTGCCCAAAAAGACCGAGAAGCCCGTTAAGACCAAATAA